A section of the Mangifera indica cultivar Alphonso chromosome 12, CATAS_Mindica_2.1, whole genome shotgun sequence genome encodes:
- the LOC123193036 gene encoding protein MEI2-like 5 isoform X1 — MKQTFENSSGPRLIMPKELGGGVWGTIGRSDVYYASSDASLFSSSLPVLPHEKLNLNGVGFGHQSVDDISSGLRKDHDGVEGGDSIEDNSKSATGGFLPDDEEELLAGIVEDFDLSGLPSSLEDLEDYDLFDSGGGMELENSTQESLSISMSKVSLSDGVVGNGLPHYGLPNGVGTVVGEHPFGEHPSRTLFVRNINSNVEDSELRALFEQYGDIRTMYTACKHRGFVMISYYDIRAARTAMRSLQNKPLRRRKLDIHFSIPKDNPSDKDLNQGTLVVFNLDPSVSNEDLRQIFGAYGEVKEIRETPHKRHHKFIEFYDVRAAEAALKSLNRSDIAGKRIKLEPSRPGGARRSFTSDTIKAFGATKSLMLQLNQELEQDESRILQHQVGSPIANSPPGKWGQFNSPIEPNPLQTLSKSPVYRNISPTTSNLPGLASVLHPPVSNSVKVAPIGKDQGRGSHMEHAFTNTNSAHGASFPQSHSFPEPKLGPHPGTISSFGASTSNGSGMETLTGSQFLWGSPNRYSEHGSSSAWPMPSMGHPFSSNGKSHGFPYSSRQGSFLGASQHHHHHHVGSAPSGVPLERHFGFFPESQETSFMNPVAFRSMSIGQNDGSFMMNLGPHTTVNPGNTIPRNISENGSSSYRMMSSPRLSPVFVSNGPYPGLTPTNMEGLIDHGRGRRVENNGNQIDTKKQFQLDLEKIKNGEDARTTLMIKNIPNKYTSKMLLSAIDENHKGTYDFLYLPIDFKNKCNVGYAFINMLSPAHIIPFYEAFNGKKWEKFNSEKVASLAYARIQGKAALVAHFQNSSLMNEDKRCRPIMFHLEGPDAGDQIIQEQINSNNLNIQVHQLNESQAEDSSGSPTKDGSGRKPE; from the exons ATGAAGCAGACTTTTGAAAACTCCTCAG GTCCTCGGCTGATTATGCCTAAAGAACTGGGTGGCGGTGTCTGGGGGACTATAGGCAGATCTGATGTGTATTATGCCTCAAGCGATGCTTCACTTTTCTCTAGTTCATTACCTGTTCTTCCGCATGAGAAGT TGAACTTGAATGGTGTGGGATTTGGTCATCAATCTGTTGATGATATCTCATCTGGCTTAAGGAAGGACCATGATGGTGTGGAGGGAGGTGATTCAATTGAAGATAATTCAAAATCTGCAACTGGAGGCTTTCTCCCGGATGATGAGGAAGAGCTTTTAGCTGGTATTGTGGAAGATTTTGACCTTAGTGGATTGCCTTCTTCACTTGAGGACTTGGAGGACTATGATCTTTTTGACAGTGGAGGGGGTATGGAATTGGAAAACAGTACTCAGGAGAGCCTGAGTATAAGTATGTCAAAAGTAAGTTTATCTGATGGGGTTGTTGGAAATGGGTTGCCCCATTACGGTCTTCCTAATGGTGTGGGAACTGTTGTTGGCGAACATCCATTTGGCGAGCATCCTTCAAGAACATTATTTGTTCGtaatattaatagtaatgtCGAGGATTCAGAACTGAGAGCTCTATTTGAG cAATATGGCGACATTAGAACTATGTACACTGCATGCAAGCATAGGGGCTTTGTGATGATATCATATTACGATATTCGTGCTGCTCGAACTGCCATGCGTTCACTACAGAACAAGCCACTCCGACGGAGAAAACTTGACATTCATTTCTCAATTCCGAAG GATAATCCATCAGACAAGGATTTGAATCAAGGAACCCTTGTAGTTTTTAATCTGGATCCATCAGTTTCAAATGAAGATCTGCGTCAAATATTTGGGGCCTATGGCGAGGTCAAAGAG ATAAGAGAAACCCCACATAAGAGGCACCATaagtttattgaattttatgatGTTAGAGCTGCAGAAGCAGCACTCAAGTCATTGAATAGAAGTGACATAGCTGGAAAACGCATAAAGCTTGAACCTAGCCGCCCTGGTGGAGCTCGTCGAAG cTTCACATCTGATACCATAAAGGCCTTTGGTGCAACTAAAAG CTTGATGCTACAACTAAACCAAGAGCTTGAACAAGATGAATCTAGGATTTTGCAACATCAAGTTGGTTCACCAATTGCCAACTCTCCACCAG GTAAATGGGGGCAGTTCAACAGCCCTATTGAACCTAATCCACTGCAAACTCTTAGTAAATCCCCTGTTTATAGGAACATAAGCCCCACAACAAGCAATTTGCCTGGATTGGCATCAGTTTTACATCCCCCAGTATCAAACTCTGTGAAAGTTGCACCTATTGGCAAAGACCAAGGAAGGGGTAGTCACATGGAACATGCTTTTACCAATACAAACTCAGCCCATGGAGCTTCCTTCCCACAGTCACATTCATTTCCAGAGCCAAAGTTGGGCCCACACCCTGGAACCATATCATCTTTTGGTGCCTCAACTTCAAATGGATCTGGTATGGAGACATTAACTGGATCCCAGTTTCTTTGGGGAAGTCCAAATAGATACTCAGAGCATGGCAGTTCTTCAGCCTGGCCAATGCCATCTATGGGGCATCCATTCTCATCCAATGGAAAAAGCCATGGGTTTCCATATTCCAGTCGCCAAGGCTCTTTCCTTGGTGCTTCTCagcatcatcaccatcatcatgtTGGATCTGCTCCTTCTGGTGTTCCCTTGGAGAGACACTTTGGCTTTTTCCCTGAGTCTCAGGAAACCTCATTCATGAATCCTGTTGCATTCCGTAGCATGAGTATAGGACAGAATGATGGAAGCTTCATGATGAATCTTGGTCCACATACTACCGTCAATCCTGGCAATACCATTCCGAGAAATATTTCAGAAAATGGCTCATCGAGTTATAGAATGATGTCATCACCCAGACTTAGTCCTGTATTTGTAAGCAATGGCCCATACCCAGGATTGACACCCACTAATATGGAGGGTTTGATTGATCATGGACGGGGCAGGCGGGTTGAGAATAATGGGAACCAGATAGATACCAAGAAACAGTTTCAGCTTGACttggaaaagattaaaaatggaGAAGATGCTCGGACAACcttaatgattaaaaatatcCCAAATAA GTACACCTCAAAAATGTTGCTATCTGCTATTGATGAAAATCACAAGGGTACTTATGATTTTCTCTACTTGCCAATTGATTTTAAG AATAAATGCAATGTTGGCTATGCATTTATCAATATGCTGTCTCCTGCACACATTATCCCATTCTATGAG GCATTTAATGGGAAGAAGTGGGAGAAATTTAACAGTGAGAAAGTTGCTTCTTTGGCATATGCTCGGATTCAGGGAAAAGCAGCCCTTGTGGCTCACTTCCAGAATTCAAGCTTGATGAATGAAGATAAGCGCTGTCGCCCTATCATGTTTCATTTGGAGGGCCCAGATGCTGGTGATCAG ATCATTCAAGAACAGATTAATTCCAATAATTTGAATATCCAAGTTCATCAGCTAAACGAGTCTCAGGCAGAGGATTCCTCTGGAAGCCCTACAAAGGATGGATCTGGCAGGAAGCCAGAGTAG
- the LOC123193036 gene encoding protein MEI2-like 5 isoform X2 encodes MKQTFENSSGPRLIMPKELGGGVWGTIGRSDVYYASSDASLFSSSLPVLPHEKLNLNGVGFGHQSVDDISSGLRKDHDGVEGGDSIEDNSKSATGGFLPDDEEELLAGIVEDFDLSGLPSSLEDLEDYDLFDSGGGMELENSTQESLSISMSKVSLSDGVVGNGLPHYGLPNGVGTVVGEHPFGEHPSRTLFVRNINSNVEDSELRALFEQYGDIRTMYTACKHRGFVMISYYDIRAARTAMRSLQNKPLRRRKLDIHFSIPKDNPSDKDLNQGTLVVFNLDPSVSNEDLRQIFGAYGEVKEIRETPHKRHHKFIEFYDVRAAEAALKSLNRSDIAGKRIKLEPSRPGGARRSLMLQLNQELEQDESRILQHQVGSPIANSPPGKWGQFNSPIEPNPLQTLSKSPVYRNISPTTSNLPGLASVLHPPVSNSVKVAPIGKDQGRGSHMEHAFTNTNSAHGASFPQSHSFPEPKLGPHPGTISSFGASTSNGSGMETLTGSQFLWGSPNRYSEHGSSSAWPMPSMGHPFSSNGKSHGFPYSSRQGSFLGASQHHHHHHVGSAPSGVPLERHFGFFPESQETSFMNPVAFRSMSIGQNDGSFMMNLGPHTTVNPGNTIPRNISENGSSSYRMMSSPRLSPVFVSNGPYPGLTPTNMEGLIDHGRGRRVENNGNQIDTKKQFQLDLEKIKNGEDARTTLMIKNIPNKYTSKMLLSAIDENHKGTYDFLYLPIDFKNKCNVGYAFINMLSPAHIIPFYEAFNGKKWEKFNSEKVASLAYARIQGKAALVAHFQNSSLMNEDKRCRPIMFHLEGPDAGDQIIQEQINSNNLNIQVHQLNESQAEDSSGSPTKDGSGRKPE; translated from the exons ATGAAGCAGACTTTTGAAAACTCCTCAG GTCCTCGGCTGATTATGCCTAAAGAACTGGGTGGCGGTGTCTGGGGGACTATAGGCAGATCTGATGTGTATTATGCCTCAAGCGATGCTTCACTTTTCTCTAGTTCATTACCTGTTCTTCCGCATGAGAAGT TGAACTTGAATGGTGTGGGATTTGGTCATCAATCTGTTGATGATATCTCATCTGGCTTAAGGAAGGACCATGATGGTGTGGAGGGAGGTGATTCAATTGAAGATAATTCAAAATCTGCAACTGGAGGCTTTCTCCCGGATGATGAGGAAGAGCTTTTAGCTGGTATTGTGGAAGATTTTGACCTTAGTGGATTGCCTTCTTCACTTGAGGACTTGGAGGACTATGATCTTTTTGACAGTGGAGGGGGTATGGAATTGGAAAACAGTACTCAGGAGAGCCTGAGTATAAGTATGTCAAAAGTAAGTTTATCTGATGGGGTTGTTGGAAATGGGTTGCCCCATTACGGTCTTCCTAATGGTGTGGGAACTGTTGTTGGCGAACATCCATTTGGCGAGCATCCTTCAAGAACATTATTTGTTCGtaatattaatagtaatgtCGAGGATTCAGAACTGAGAGCTCTATTTGAG cAATATGGCGACATTAGAACTATGTACACTGCATGCAAGCATAGGGGCTTTGTGATGATATCATATTACGATATTCGTGCTGCTCGAACTGCCATGCGTTCACTACAGAACAAGCCACTCCGACGGAGAAAACTTGACATTCATTTCTCAATTCCGAAG GATAATCCATCAGACAAGGATTTGAATCAAGGAACCCTTGTAGTTTTTAATCTGGATCCATCAGTTTCAAATGAAGATCTGCGTCAAATATTTGGGGCCTATGGCGAGGTCAAAGAG ATAAGAGAAACCCCACATAAGAGGCACCATaagtttattgaattttatgatGTTAGAGCTGCAGAAGCAGCACTCAAGTCATTGAATAGAAGTGACATAGCTGGAAAACGCATAAAGCTTGAACCTAGCCGCCCTGGTGGAGCTCGTCGAAG CTTGATGCTACAACTAAACCAAGAGCTTGAACAAGATGAATCTAGGATTTTGCAACATCAAGTTGGTTCACCAATTGCCAACTCTCCACCAG GTAAATGGGGGCAGTTCAACAGCCCTATTGAACCTAATCCACTGCAAACTCTTAGTAAATCCCCTGTTTATAGGAACATAAGCCCCACAACAAGCAATTTGCCTGGATTGGCATCAGTTTTACATCCCCCAGTATCAAACTCTGTGAAAGTTGCACCTATTGGCAAAGACCAAGGAAGGGGTAGTCACATGGAACATGCTTTTACCAATACAAACTCAGCCCATGGAGCTTCCTTCCCACAGTCACATTCATTTCCAGAGCCAAAGTTGGGCCCACACCCTGGAACCATATCATCTTTTGGTGCCTCAACTTCAAATGGATCTGGTATGGAGACATTAACTGGATCCCAGTTTCTTTGGGGAAGTCCAAATAGATACTCAGAGCATGGCAGTTCTTCAGCCTGGCCAATGCCATCTATGGGGCATCCATTCTCATCCAATGGAAAAAGCCATGGGTTTCCATATTCCAGTCGCCAAGGCTCTTTCCTTGGTGCTTCTCagcatcatcaccatcatcatgtTGGATCTGCTCCTTCTGGTGTTCCCTTGGAGAGACACTTTGGCTTTTTCCCTGAGTCTCAGGAAACCTCATTCATGAATCCTGTTGCATTCCGTAGCATGAGTATAGGACAGAATGATGGAAGCTTCATGATGAATCTTGGTCCACATACTACCGTCAATCCTGGCAATACCATTCCGAGAAATATTTCAGAAAATGGCTCATCGAGTTATAGAATGATGTCATCACCCAGACTTAGTCCTGTATTTGTAAGCAATGGCCCATACCCAGGATTGACACCCACTAATATGGAGGGTTTGATTGATCATGGACGGGGCAGGCGGGTTGAGAATAATGGGAACCAGATAGATACCAAGAAACAGTTTCAGCTTGACttggaaaagattaaaaatggaGAAGATGCTCGGACAACcttaatgattaaaaatatcCCAAATAA GTACACCTCAAAAATGTTGCTATCTGCTATTGATGAAAATCACAAGGGTACTTATGATTTTCTCTACTTGCCAATTGATTTTAAG AATAAATGCAATGTTGGCTATGCATTTATCAATATGCTGTCTCCTGCACACATTATCCCATTCTATGAG GCATTTAATGGGAAGAAGTGGGAGAAATTTAACAGTGAGAAAGTTGCTTCTTTGGCATATGCTCGGATTCAGGGAAAAGCAGCCCTTGTGGCTCACTTCCAGAATTCAAGCTTGATGAATGAAGATAAGCGCTGTCGCCCTATCATGTTTCATTTGGAGGGCCCAGATGCTGGTGATCAG ATCATTCAAGAACAGATTAATTCCAATAATTTGAATATCCAAGTTCATCAGCTAAACGAGTCTCAGGCAGAGGATTCCTCTGGAAGCCCTACAAAGGATGGATCTGGCAGGAAGCCAGAGTAG
- the LOC123193337 gene encoding phytochrome E: protein MKPINKGKRSIDRYNADAGILADFEQSSVSGKAFNYSRSVIYAPESVPDEQITAYLSKIQRGGLVQPFGCMLAVEEPTFKLISYSENCFEFLGLSLESDFESKGSKGLIGVDARDLFTPPFGASLAKAAAAREISLLNPILVYSRSTQKPFYAILHRIDVGIVIDLEPARSHDPALSRAGAVQSQKLAVRAISRLQSLPGGDVGLLCDTVVEDVQKLTGYDRVMVYKFHDDDHGEVVSEIRRSDLEPYLGLHYPATDIPQAARFLFKQNRIRMICDCHAKPVRVIQSKKLTQPLCLVNSTLRSPHSCHTQYMANMGSIASLVMAVVIHGNDSMKLWGLVVCHHTSPRYVPFPLLYACEFLMQAFGLQLYMELQLASQLAEKKILRTQVLLCDMLLRNAPFSIVTQSPSIMDLVKCDGAALYYSGKCWLLGVTPTERQVKDIVKWLLNNHGDSTGLSTDSLGEAGYPGAALLGDAVCGMATARINSEDFLFWFRSHTAKEVKWGGAKHHLEHKDDGGRMDPRSSFNVFLEVVKNKSLPWEVTEINAVHSLQLIMRESFREMEENNSKVLINVQQNDINELASVACEMVRLIETATAPIFGVDSSGIINGWNTKVAELTGLQASEAMGKSLVEEIVHQDSRGAVENLICRALLGEEDKNVELKLRNFELQRQSSVVYVVVNACTSRDYMNNVKGVCFVGHDITPEKVVMDKFVRLQEDYKAIIQSLNPLIPPIFASDENACCSEWNAAMEKLTGWTRHEVMGKMLPREIFGGFCQLKDQDTLTKFMIFLYQAISGRDTKNCSFKFFDREGNFVEVLLTANKRTDSDGKVVGCFCFLQIVLPERHQALQGHRQDNREMVSKLKELAYIRQELINPLNGIRFVHKLLENTDVSEHQKQFLETSDACERQILAIIDGTDLSHIEEGIMELDMKEFLLCNILDAIISQVMDLLKERNLQLFHEIPREIKTLSVYGDQIRLQLVLSDFLLHVVHHAPVPNGWVEIKILPGLKLIKNGDEFIRLQFRMAHPGKGLPADLIEDMCDGENQWSSQEGLGLKLSRKLLIMMNGQVNYVREQNKCYFLIELELKNKKRKT, encoded by the exons ATGAAACCTATCAACAAAGGAAAGAGATCCATTGATCGATACAATGCGGATGCTGGTATTTTAGCTGATTTCGAGCAATCTAGTGTGTCTGGTAAGGCTTTTAACTATTCAAGATCGGTGATTTATGCTCCAGAAAGTGTCCCTGATGAACAAATAACTGCTTATTTGTCAAAAATACAAAGGGGCGGTCTTGTTCAGCCCTTTGGTTGTATGCTTGCTGTCGAAGAACCCACGTTTAAACTCATTAGTTACAGTGAaaattgctttgaatttttaGGGTTGAGTTTGGAAAGTGATTTTGAGTCAAAAGGATCTAAAGGTTTGATTGGAGTTGATGCAAGAGACCTTTTTACACCTCCTTTTGGGGCTTCTTTGGCAAAAGCAGCTGCCGCTAGGGAGATTTCACTGTTAAATCCAATTTTGGTTTATTCTAGGAGTACTCAGAAACCATTTTACGCTATACTGCATAGAATTGATGTTGGAATTGTGATTGATTTAGAGCCTGCACGGTCACATGATCCTGCATTGTCACGTGCTGGGGCTGTGCAGTCTCAGAAACTTGCTGTCAGGGCAATTTCTAGGTTGCAGTCTCTCCCGGGGGGTGATGTTGGTCTATTGTGTGATACAGTTGTGGAGGATGTACAAAAGCTTACTGGATATGATAGGGTTATGGTGTATAAGTTCCATGATGATGATCATGGGGAAGTTGTGTCTGAAATTAGGAGGTCTGATTTGGAGCCTTATTTGGGGTTACATTATCCAGCAACAGATATCCCTCAGGCTGCTCGTTTCTTGTTTAAGCAGAATCGTATTAGGATGATTTGTGATTGCCATGCTAAACCTGTTAGGGTCATCCAGAGTAAAAAATTAACACAGCCTCTTTGTTTGGTCAATTCAACCTTGCGGTCACCCCATAGTTGCCACACTCAGTACATGGCTAATATGGGTTCTATTGCCTCATTGGTGATGGCAGTTGTCATCCATGGTAATGATTCAATGAAGCTTTGGGGATTGGTGGTGTGCCACCACACATCTCCACGTTATGTCCCTTTCCCACTGCTCTATGCTTGCGAATTTCTCATGCAGGCATTTGGGCTGCAGCTATATATGGAGCTTCAGTTGGCATCACAGTTGGCAGAGAAGAAAATCCTCAGGACACAAGTATTATTGTGTGACATGCTCCTCCGGAATGCCCCATTCAGTATTGTAACTCAATCACCAAGTATCATGGATCTGGTGAAGTGTGATGGCGCTGCATTATATTATAGTGGAAAATGTTGGTTGCTTGGTGTAACTCCGACTGAAAGGCAGGTAAAAGATATTGTAAAGTGGCTTCTCAACAATCATGGGGATTCTACAGGTTTGAGTACTGATAGTTTGGGAGAAGCTGGTTACCCTGGTGCTGCTTTATTGGGTGATGCAGTTTGTGGTATGGCCACTGCCAGAATCAATTCAGAGGATTTCTTATTCTGGTTCAGGTCTCACACTGCGAAGGAAGTCAAATGGGGAGGAGCTAAGCATCATCTAGAGCATAAGGATGATGGTGGAAGAATGGATCCAAGATCATCATTTAATGTTTTCCTTGAAGtggtgaaaaataaaagtttgccTTGGGAAGTTACAGAAATTAATGCTGTTCACTCTTTACAGCTTATCATGAGAGAATCATTTCGGGAAATGGAGGAAAATAACTCTAAGGTACTGATTAATGTTCAACAGAATGACATTAATGAACTCGCTTCAGTGGCCTGCGAAATGGTTAGGCTGATTGAGACAGCAACTGCCCCTATTTTTGGGGTTGATTCATCTGGTATCATCAATGGGTGGAATACAAAAGTTGCTGAATTGACTGGATTACAAGCTAGTGAAGCAATGGGGAAGTCCCTGGTTGAAGAAATTGTTCACCAGGACTCACGTGGAGCTGTTGAAAATCTTATATGCAGAGCCTTGCTCG GTGAGGAAGACAAAAATGTTGAGTTGAAACTGAGAAATTTTGAGCTTCAAAGGCAAAGCTCAGTTGTATATGTTGTGGTCAATGCCTGTACCAGTAGGGACTACATGAACAATGTCAAAGGAGTGTGCTTTGTTGGTCATGACATCACACCAGAGAAAGTTGTGATGGATAAATTTGTACGTTTACAAGAGGATTACAAAGCTATCATACAAAGTCTTAATCCCTTAATCCCACCAATATTTGCATCTGATGAGAACGCCTGCTGTTCCGAGTGGAATGCAGCCATGGAAAAGCTGACTGGTTGGACGAGACATGAGGTAATGGGTAAAATGCTTCCTAGGGAAATCTTTGGGGGTTTCTGCCAGCTGAAAGATCAAGATACACTCACTAAATTCATGATATTTTTGTATCAAGCAATTAGCGGTCGTGATACCAAGAACTGCTCTTTCAAGTTTTTTGATCGAGAGGGAAATTTTGTGGAGGTGTTACTAACTGCAAATAAGAGAACTGACTCAGATGGGAAAGTAGTTGGCTGCTTCTGCTTCTTGCAGATTGTTTTGCCTGAACGACATCAGGCCTTACAAGGACACAGGCAAGATAACAGAGAGATGGTTTCAAAACTTAAGGAGTTGGCTTATATAAGACAAGAGTTGATAAATCCTTTAAATGGTATTCGATTTGTTCATAAACTATTAGAAAATACAGATGTTTCAGAACATCAAAAGCAATTTCTGGAAACCAGTGATGCATGTGAAAGACAAATCTTGGCAATTATCGATGGTACGGATTTAAGTCATATAGAGGAAGG TATTATGGAGCTAGACATGAAAGAATTCCTTCTGTGCAATATTTTAGATGCCATCATTAGTCAAGTTATGGACTTGTTGAAGGAAAGGAACTTACAGCTATTTCATGAGATTCCACGAGAAATCAAAACACTGTCAGTATATGGTGATCAAATTAGGCTTCAGCTAGTCTTGTCAGATTTTTTGCTTCATGTAGTACATCATGCTCCTGTTCCAAATGGTTGGGTAGAGATCAAGATCTTGCCTGGCCTAAAACTGATAAAGAATGGCGACGAATTTATTCGTTTACAGTTCAG AATGGCTCACCCTGGCAAAGGCCTTCCAGCTGATCTTATTGAAGATATGTGTGATGGTGAAAATCAGTGGAGTTCACAGGAGGGTTTAGGCTTAAAACTGTCTCGGAAGCTTCTCATTATGATGAATGGTCAAGTGAACTATGTCAGAGAGCAAAACAAATGTTATTTCCTCATTGAGCttgaacttaaaaataaaaagagaaagactTGA
- the LOC123193618 gene encoding cold-regulated 413 inner membrane protein 2, chloroplastic-like, whose translation MGKKRRGLTVVCYAVPLTARNLQWIFTVSLAVLMLTKGTAIQKSFLVPLFALQAPVNIISWIKGTQQGAIISLLIAGYLASQHFSRAGSFQKAFDQGSVVATLAIICIIVVSCFFLI comes from the exons ATGGGGAAGAAGAGAAGAGGATTGACTGTGGTTTGTTACGCTGTACCTCTAACGGCTCGTAATCTTCAATGGATCTTCACCGTTTCTTTAGC GGTTTTGATGCTTACGAAAGGCACTGCTATTCAGAAATCGTTTCTTGTTCCATTATTTGCTCTACAAGCACCAGTAAATATCATCTCTTGGATCAA GGGAACACAACAAGGTGCAATTATTTCCTTGCTGATTGCAGGATATCTCGCGTCCCAACATTTTTCACGGGCAGGAAGCTTTCAAAAAGCCTTTGACCAAGGCTCAGTTGTTGCCACCTTAGCCATCATTTGTATCATAGTTGTCTCATGCTTTTTCTTGATCTGA
- the LOC123193617 gene encoding glucan endo-1,3-beta-glucosidase 12-like: MASSSTFPLQCFTILLLYFVLTSGSSVAEKPEMEGIQKARKLENVGDPLATQFDTTVPIINPTNSGNNPNTPFINAAANSSPPPPPTTTMTPITNPTPYTTPPASSGGQWCIASPTASETALQTALDYTCGYGGADCSQIQPGASCYNPNTVRDHASFAFNNYYHKNPAPTSCVFGGAAQLTSTDPSNGNCHYPSTTGSTPPANITPPANPTPTIANPPPSPTTTNPYITPTGLPSSATSVPCSLLLLAATGFICSLLAENYL, encoded by the exons ATGGCTTCTTCTTCTACATTTCCTCTCCAATGTTTCACCATTCTTCTTTTGTATTTTGTCCTCACTTCAG GTTCAAGTGTTGCAGAGAAACCTGAAATGGAAGGAATCCAGAAGGCCAGAAAACTAGAAAATGTAGGAGACCCATTGGCTACTCAATTTGATACAACTGTTCCCATCATTAACCCAACAAATTCAGGTAACAATCCGAACACTCCATTTATCAATGCAGCAGCAAACTCCTCGCCGCCGCCGCCGCCAACAACCACCATGACACCAATTACAAACCCAACTCCATACACAACACCTCCAGCATCATCAGGTGGCCAATGGTGCATTGCAAGCCCAACTGCTTCTGAAACCGCCTTGCAGACCGCTCTTGATTATACTTGTGGCTATGGAGGTGCAGATTGTTCTCAAATTCAACCAGGTGCAAGTTGCTATAATCCAAACACTGTCCGGGACCATGCTTCTTTTGCATTCAACAATTACTACCACAAGAATCCGGCTCCAACTAGCTGCGTTTTTGGAGGAGCAGCTCAACTTACAAGCACTGACCCGA GTAATGGAAACTGTCACTATCCATCAACCACAGGATCAACTCCACCAGCAAACATAACTCCTCCAGCAAACCCAACTCCAACAATCGCCAACCCTCctccatctccgactacaacgAACCCATATATAACTCCAACAGGGCTCCCCAGCTCAGCCACTTCAGTGCCCTGCAGCCTGCTTCTGTTGGCCGCAACAGGGTTCATCTGTTCACTTCTTGCTGAAAATTATCTCTAA